The DNA region aaatcaatatgtcataacTAGATGACTCTTCAACTTGAGATCTTAACTTTCCATGTGCTATGGTTAAGaacatagagaagtttgatcacTCTCTTAttgtcagaatagggcaaaataccagtggatctaaggttgctaataattccatcaaatctagcaaacatagcatccaaggATTCACCAAacccttgcacaaatatttgatattttttgttgTATACGCTATGATGCCTAGCCTTCATTTGGTTGgtaccctcatgaaagacactaagggtAGTCTAAATCTCACGGGCTGTACGTATgtgctgaaccctgtcaaactcattctgacttagACTTGTGAACAAAATGTTTCTAGCCTTGATGTTGACAtcatactgttcaatttgaacTTGAGTCGTGcaagcagcagggatctcatagttggaatcaactatttcccttATTGCACTTTCTTAACTTAGAAGATAAGTCtctatgcgcaccttccagtacgaaaaatcacagccatcaaacagcggaatcttctcacttctctccattattgcctacggatcacaaagctggttaaggtCGACAGGTGATGAAACCGGCTTTGATACTAATTTTAGGACCAataatgacgactagaggggatGAATAGGCGCCTTACCAGTTTCTTTCGAAACATATGGCTTTTTCCTTCAAAAACTAATAGCGGAAGCAAAACCGAAGGGAATCAAGTTGCTAAGGAAATCTTCAGAAAAACGCATGGCTCTTGTGGATGTATATGAACCCTATGTTCTATTGAGACTCATCCCACGAGTCATTGCCACAAAAGATTGCAACTTTGAGGAAGATGACCTTCGAACCAAAAAGGAAAACTACCGTATAAAAAAACTCTTTAAGTTGAGGATATGGAGGTAAGGGAATTCAACACCTACTTGTAtgcatttgtatgtgaattttatgcctctagcaataaggaGAAGTAAGGTGTTGAAAAGTCAGCCctaaaaccaaaacgaaaatctcatccaacaaggaaaaacttgcaacaaagcaacagattcaatagaaggaaactagatgGAGATGAATATAAGCATCGGAggaaacatgcacttcatttctttaAGAGGCcagtcctattttagacagattacaaagtattttcctcacaaaaagctctcacctattacaaagactaagctcTCATATCTCCGTCTCaaaaaactcaaccacacaACTCTCTAATAGCAGGCTCAACCTCTCCCAACAGTcccacccctctatttataggcgtTGGAAGCTTTCTTGGATGCCAAGTTTTCTTGTTTTCAAAATATTCCTCACTTACAATagtctcctacctaccaccagggtgtttttatctattttccaCTCTGTCTATCAAACGGCCaagacgccttcacgacttagcttcacctcgacgcaagcttcgcgatgatgccacatggaccctgtcttgcgatcttgacagccaacaagtctcttccgcttccgatccctcgggtcaccttgtcacttgcacctgtatccctttcgcttgacttctTCAACACGTTGACTTCATccatcttccatgctttgcttgacctccatgtgtactaCTAGGATCACACTTGATTTCGCCcggtctccttgatcgttcgcCACAAAACATCCCTCTTAGCCCCGATCCTGTCATCAAccgtcaagttacatccatcacctgcacactataaggcaagcaaacatatatctcaaAAATATCTCTAATTAATCCAACTCAAGAATCTTTAGTTGTCAAAACAACCCACAGGAATCATAAATACCGGATGTTTCGGTGCAGACCAaaacatccggtgtgtgtaaCCTCCTTTACTGTTTGTGCTCTTCATCGGAACATCCATTGTAACTTACAGAGTACTCATCGGAACTTCCAGTGTCAACATCGAAACTTTCGATGTTCAGTACAGCACAGAACCCTCCGAaaatttcttctctgcaagaaatgaccCACCATCATTATCGGAACTTCCAAAGTActcaccggaacttccggtatCAACACCAGAACTTCTGATATTCAATACAGCACAAAACCCttcaaaaaaatattctctacaagaaatggtCCGGTGTGCACAAAATCTATTACTGGACCTTCCGGTATGtacaatttttctaaaatcagaGATAAAACTTTCAATACAATTTTCTCTCCAAATTTAGTTAGACAAGATCACAATCACAATACACTGACACTcttatgcaaaataaaaaattatcaaactaAAATAACAACTTTATGAATCACTCATCACGAATAAACCAAtacatattttaattttgttttttaaattgTTAAGCCTCAGCCCATCTGAGGGCAGAGCTAGATCAATTCCGAAGGCAAATTTATTAGGAAGCTTTAGCATGCTTAGCGGTTCAAGCCTGCCATGACTCCATGAAACTCGTAATATCaggaaactttttttttcactatACTATAGTAATAGTAGCATATGATACTGTTGTAACGTACGGGCACAATACTAATATTGCTAATATTTTTAGGTATGTGATGTGTCTACTACAGTGGATATGACCAAATTGTCAAAATTTGAACATATGTGCCACTTTTTACATCATCTCATTTTGTCCACCGACATCTAGCTTGCCAAGCGATGCTTTTTTCAGATTATCCTAGTGATGCTACTAGGTCACCATGTTGCCCACTAGTACGTTAATTTTTATGccaccaattttttttccaacgGGCTTTTAGGCCCAGAATTGATGCCAAAAGTTTGACTGGTTTTTGGGCCATTTGTCGGGGTACAAACAAATTCGTATAAATAGGCCCACTACGCATCATGGCATTGGGTTACTGCCGGTCCAGATTCACGTCTCGAAATTAGCCTAGTATGAGAATGTTTGGCCCATGAAACAACTTATCACGGTCGTTTATTTGCATTGAGAATGGTATTACatagatagataaaaaaaatcatatatgatgAGAGAATCATCGGTGTATACAAATCAGGTGCTTGCATGAGTAGATGTAGAGTTGCATTTCCCCTGCAATTGCTCACTAGCAGCAGGATATGACGCATTCGCTGATGCAATACCATTGGCGGCGCGTCGTTCTTTCTCGCCCCAAAACGCCTCCATGCCGATGAGAACGCAAACTACGTAGAACGCATCTGCTCCTTGTTCCTTTCGACACCACCCTTTTCCGACGCATTTTATGCTGAGTGTCTCACTGCAAATCATGTCATACGaagcttttcctttttttccctttttttttgaagatatctttttcccaacacttctttttttttgttgtagatatctCTCATGTGCTGCAGACGCTGAGCTGATCATCAGAAGGTGAGCACGCACCGATCTAGCAACTGGAAGAGAAAAGGTGTGGCCTTTTCTGAACTGCTTCTTCACGAGACATCCTTGAGCACCTTTACTCTTTCTAGCTTATCTCTCGAGTCAACAACAGCAGCTAGCGTTCTCAGCTCGCTTCTGAAGGGTgccagaggagaggaggaggaagaagcatcTCCTTATTGCAGCTGCGCGCGCGCCCTTTTTCGCTTCCTTGCCATTTGTATCCTCGTAAGCATCTAGGCTTGCCTTTGCATGGGCATGAGCACTCGGGATCTTGTTTAGCTTGGTGTGAAGTAGAGATACTTTGCTTTGGATCGAGTCGTGAGTATCCGAGTGTAGTGCTGGTGCGTGTTTAGCTTGGTGGGAAGAAGAGATACTTTGCTTTGGATCGAGTCGTGAGTATCCGGTCAGTGTAGTGCTGGTGCGGCGAGCAATGCTCGCGGTGGCGGCGCGACCGTCCTCCGGCGTGTCGCTGTGTCGTGTTGATACTGGCGACAGCATGCCGTTTGCGTCGTGCGATTCTTGATACCGGCGCCCCATATGCTTTCTTGCTTCCGGCTGCCGCGGCCGGCAGGCGGGGACACGGGCCAGGCCGCGGCGTCCCCCCGGCGGCCGTCGCTACCGTTCGCGACGAGCCTGTTCGCGGCGTCCCCGTCGACGTCGGGGAGGGGGAAGAGCCCGTGGCCGTCGGAGGCGGACGACATGGAGAAGAAGCGGTGGGACAGCATGGAGTCGTGGTCGATGCTGTTGGACACGGTCATGGGCCCGGCCGGCGAGGGCTCCCGGGACAGCGGGCGGCGGGAGGAATGGATGGCCGACCTCTCGCAGCTCTTCATCGGCAACAAGTTCGCCTCCGGCGCCAACAGCCGCATCTACCGCGGCATCTACAAGCAGCGCGCCGTCGCCGTCAAGATGGTCCGCATCCCCGAGCGCGACGAGGCCCGCCGCGCCGTCCTCGAGGACCAGTTCAACTCCGAGGTCGCCTTCCTCTCCCGCCTCTACCACCCCAACGTTGTGCAGGTCACCCCATTGCTCTATCTCGATCATCCTACTCCTACTGTGTAGTTCCCCTGCATTTTCCGCGCACAGAGCCCGTCCTAGAAAGATGCAGAGGGTTCCGTACACAAATCTATACGCCATGAGCCTTGTCGTGACAGAAAAACTGTTTGCGCGCATGCAGTTCATCGCGGCGTGCAAGAAGCCGCCGGTGTACTGCATCATCACGGAGTACATGTCCCAGGGGACGCTGCGGATGTACCTGAACAAGAAGGACCCGTACTCGCTGTCGCCGGAGACGATCCTGAAGCTGGCGCTGGACATCTCGCGGGGCATGGAGTACCTGCACGCGCAGGGCGTGATCCACCGCGACCTCAAGTCCCAGAATCTGCTGCTCAACGACGAGATGCGCGTCAAGGTGGCCGACTTCGGCACGTCCTGCCTCGAGACCCGGTGCCAGGCCACCAAGGGCAACAAGGGCACCTACCGGTGGATGGCGCCGGAGATGACCAAGGAGAAGCCCTACACCCGCAAGGTCGACGTCTACAGCTTCGGCATCGTGCTCTGGGAGCTCACCACCTGCCTCCTCCCCTTCCAGGGCATGACGCCCGTCCAGGCTGCCTACGCCGCCTCCGAGAAGGTTACTCTGCTCTTGCATTGCTTCATTCTCACTGAATCTCCGTCTGAAATCTGAATATATCGAATGATCAGTGTGTAGTAGCTAGTGCAATTCTGACTAGTGTTTGAATTCATTCAGAACCTGCGCCCGCCGCTGTCGAGCTCGTGCCCGCCGGTTCTGAACAATCTGATCAAGAGGTGCTGGTCGGCGAACCCGGCGAGGCGGCCGGAGTTCAGCTACATCGTGTCGGTGCTGGAGAAGTACGACCACTGCGTCAAGGAGGGGACGCCGGTGATGGCGCACCAGGAGCTCAGGCTCTGGCGCTCCTTCGCCAAGATCTTCAGGATGGGGTGCATCACCAACAACTTGTCCATACCGGTGCATGCGTGATCCTTCCAGTATCACACGTACAAATATATGCTAAATTGCTGCTGATCTTCAGGATAGGATGCATCACACATTCACACTGTAACTGTGCCTACAcccggctgctgctgctattTGTCTCTGCTTAATTTGTCTGAGAGACTAGGAAGTATATATCTATCTCAAATGACATAAAGAACGTACGGAACCAAGTGTAACTGAAATGCGTACATTTTATCTTCTTGATAATTTAAACCGAGAGAATTGATGCATCGAAACGGAGCAATGCATCGAATCGTTCTCGACGAATCCTATACACGGCAATTGATTAGCAACATTTTGACCAACCGGATCACAATATATTTCATGTCACTAGCCACAGTGGGGATGCATCACAGGAGCTCCTTGTAGCATACGTCCAGTGTCTTCTTGGCGAAGAACTGATTCACCTTCTCGGTCGGATGGAAGGAGTCCCAGAAGAAATACTTGTTGGCATCCTCGCACGTCAGGGGGCTCGCGTCGTTGCACAGGTAGGACATCTCCAACTTCCCCGTCGCGCAGCATCCCTCTTCTACGTTCTCCAGCCCTGTCAGGTGCACACGACAATTGATCAATGTTTGAAACGCGGGGGCTTTTCCTGATTCCTACTGAAATCGAACTGTTCCCGTGAAATTCCTGCAAAACTCCGGTGAAATTCCTGTGTTCCAAACATTGGCTAAAGTAAACTACTAGTTTCTAAGTGAAATTAGTGGAAGCTGAGCCTaacaaaaatttataatttttaactcTCATAATAATTCTGTGTGAATGAttcactaaaaaaaaactagatgttTGGAGCTGTAAAAATCAACTTCTTCCTATTCACTCATTTCAcagaatcattttttttttataaaatttacttataaaaccacttttaagaaaaaatcatttttctCGAAAACTTTAGATCAGGAGGATCTCTAGTAAACAGGCCCCTTTATAAATGATCGAATCCAACTCACCCAAGGTGGAAGGATCGTTGATGAGGTCGAGCATGTTTTGGTACACGTTGATGTACGCGACCTTGAGCCCCGGCCGCGACGCGCAGAGCCGGTGGAGCATGTCGAGCACCTTGACGTTGTACTCCCTGGCCACCTGGTTGTACTCCTCGACGCAGCCGCCGCGGAGCGTGTTGAGCGTGCGCTCCAGCGGCAGGCAACCGATGGGGCTGAGCCCCGCGAAGGTGACCCGGCGCGCGCCGAGCCGGTGGATCTCGGCGAGGAACCACTCCGCCTGCGCGACGAGGAAGTCCTCGAACTCGCCCACCGTGAACTGCGCGAACCGGCCGGTGACGAACAGGAAGTAGTTCTCGAGGAAGTCGTTGGTGCCGATGCTCACTATGTAGAGCGCGTCGGAGACGATGCGCCTCGCCTCGCTGCTGCCGACGTGCCGCCGGAGACGCCGCTGGTACTCCTTGAAGTACTCCACCTCCTCCCACAGCGGGATCACTGACTTCGCGCATgcagggaaagaaaagaaaagaaattgcaTTCGTCAGATCAGATTAAGGACTCGTGGAGATAATTAGCATGCAGTCATGAATCATGGTCGATGCGATGTGAACTTTCATCGCGAATCAACACGGTCTAGCTAGAATCTTGATCTGGGCATAGTGGCCAGATCTGCAGATGGGTAGATGCAGAGCTTGAATGCCTCCCACGACGCTCGCTCAGAGCTCGTATGTACGTCCATCCATTGAATTCGCGTGTCAGTTCTTGCGGCCGAGGAGGGATGTTTGTGTTGTCCCGAAATAGTTGGGAGCGATGAACGAAATTACTATGTGCTCAATAATTCTACAGGAACCACCATTACATCCCCTAGCAAACAGTGCTAGCTGTCGCTGATTGATAGCTGTTAACGTAGCTAACTTGTACAAACGTAACTTGTACATCAAGGTGTGAAAGGTAACTTGTACGTATCAAGGTATAGTTGGTAACAAACTATCAGTATCAAGGTATAGTTGGAAACAaactatctatctatctattacagtatatttttatttaaggTGAAAAATAAGTCACCACGTTCGCTCTTAAGGTCACAAAATTACTATGTTAAtcggaaaaaagagaaagatcgGACCACTCATTGTAATGAATATCTAACCgtctagattaaatcaaataGCTCATATTTAATATGagtaataaatacataaattaagaaaccaaagagtccatatcaaatatgattaataaataactaaatttaaaactaaaaattatagaaaaatattctaTACGGTTtggaaacaaaatatctaaatgaagaatccaaataaaataaaataaatcataattaaaattactgttagaatagaaaaaaataaagatccatatcaaatatagtcttataaaaagaataaaattattataaaatcaaatacttaaataaatagtccatgtaaaatacaatgaatcaatagctaaaattcataatgaaaaataatgaaaaaatttcaaaattcttaataagataataaattaagaAGTACCGTGTAGCTCATAGTTGTCACATCAAGCAGGCAGCAGGCAAATCACTGCATGCAGGTAAGACaaacctattttaattttgGTTGGATTGCTTACACGTGATGCACAATTTTGACActtgatcaaaatgtatacaATTCGAATCAATACATGTATATGATTCGAGTACaagtttggagcataaataatttttttcactaacataatttttatttctttttataattttatatattttgtaactaaatgacactaaccttataaaaagactaatttttaataaaaaatattgtgataaaatattacagcaaGGCTAGCCACTCTATTAGTGTGTGTCACCTTGCTAGTTATATTATTTGAAGTGAAAAAAGAGCCACCATGTTCGCTCTTAAGACTATAGAATTAtcacattaataaaaaaaaaagaaaaaaaaaactatatcaCTCATTATTATGAATATCTAACGATTTGGACTAAACCAAATAGcctatatcaaatataattaattattatataatattagaattaaaaattattaaaaattagtaGATCGATTTCGTACtatttggaaagcaaaatatctaaataaagagtccaaatattataaaataaatcaaattattataaaaattaagtACTTAAATAAAAAgtctataaaatataattaatcaaatatcTATTAGCGTGGGTAAGCTTACTCGTTGTAATCAAGTTGTAATACCTGTGATAAAAGAAGAGATAAGATACGGCAGCCCTGATCCATAAAGGTCTGGCCACAGCAGCGTTTTTGGTTGTGACGTTCCAAATCtattcttttgttatcttcagcaggtatttaaaaatttattttctataatattattacagtattctctaacactattataatatctctattttttctatctgtGACAGTTattctattttctatcttttattatttttttttctctcaaatccACTAACATACTCTATAAATAATAAAGAGTTGAGAGAGAACCGACAAAATTACCGTTCCTATCACCCGTATTACTGTTGCAGCTGAAAAAAAGTCCTGCTTTCCGGACGCACGGAAGCCTCCCGCATTACTGTGCGTCTACTGTAGGTTAGAGTTGGCCTTACCTTTTCTCAATAGCAG from Phragmites australis chromosome 8, lpPhrAust1.1, whole genome shotgun sequence includes:
- the LOC133927078 gene encoding GDSL esterase/lipase At4g26790-like — encoded protein: MPAAAEHTRAPCQPYRHTLELSTSAMASPPTRRRASVLQAAFLLALCCCCCCSGGTSPTESPNVPAVIVFGDSTVDTGNNNAIGTTLKSNFPPYGRDMAGGQATGRFCNGRLPPDFISEALGLPPLVPAYLDPAYGIQDFARGVCFASAGTGLDNATAGVLSVIPLWEEVEYFKEYQRRLRRHVGSSEARRIVSDALYIVSIGTNDFLENYFLFVTGRFAQFTVGEFEDFLVAQAEWFLAEIHRLGARRVTFAGLSPIGCLPLERTLNTLRGGCVEEYNQVAREYNVKVLDMLHRLCASRPGLKVAYINVYQNMLDLINDPSTLGLENVEEGCCATGKLEMSYLCNDASPLTCEDANKYFFWDSFHPTEKVNQFFAKKTLDVCYKELL
- the LOC133927077 gene encoding serine/threonine/tyrosine-protein kinase HT1-like is translated as MLSCFRLPRPAGGDTGQAAASPRRPSLPFATSLFAASPSTSGRGKSPWPSEADDMEKKRWDSMESWSMLLDTVMGPAGEGSRDSGRREEWMADLSQLFIGNKFASGANSRIYRGIYKQRAVAVKMVRIPERDEARRAVLEDQFNSEVAFLSRLYHPNVVQFIAACKKPPVYCIITEYMSQGTLRMYLNKKDPYSLSPETILKLALDISRGMEYLHAQGVIHRDLKSQNLLLNDEMRVKVADFGTSCLETRCQATKGNKGTYRWMAPEMTKEKPYTRKVDVYSFGIVLWELTTCLLPFQGMTPVQAAYAASEKNLRPPLSSSCPPVLNNLIKRCWSANPARRPEFSYIVSVLEKYDHCVKEGTPVMAHQELRLWRSFAKIFRMGCITNNLSIPVHA